From a region of the Georgenia yuyongxinii genome:
- a CDS encoding alternate-type signal peptide domain-containing protein, with the protein MRTKAAQPRSSSKKMRKGIVAGVVGIALLAGGTASFATWEAKYSNAGSITTGTLSLTGKNTESQKWKINGSTAVPDITQFRMVPGDVLTFEDQVTLTATGQRMTASLRPQLGNFTEDAALNGFIDYNVQVSDANGVVVFSWNKNTWSNAMVVPITSGTTRVLTMEAEITFASNATAAATQGKTITFADAGLVATQTAAGVN; encoded by the coding sequence ATGCGCACCAAGGCCGCTCAGCCCCGCAGCTCCTCCAAGAAGATGCGGAAAGGCATTGTCGCCGGCGTCGTCGGCATTGCACTTCTTGCTGGTGGGACCGCGTCGTTCGCCACGTGGGAAGCCAAGTACTCGAACGCCGGTTCCATCACGACGGGCACCCTGAGCCTCACGGGCAAGAATACGGAAAGCCAGAAGTGGAAGATCAACGGCTCCACGGCCGTGCCGGACATCACGCAGTTCCGAATGGTGCCGGGTGACGTCCTGACCTTCGAGGACCAGGTCACACTGACGGCCACTGGCCAGCGGATGACCGCATCCCTCAGGCCGCAGCTCGGGAACTTTACGGAGGACGCGGCACTGAATGGCTTTATCGATTACAACGTGCAGGTCAGCGACGCCAATGGCGTGGTGGTTTTCTCGTGGAACAAGAACACCTGGTCCAACGCCATGGTTGTTCCGATCACGAGCGGCACGACCCGCGTCCTGACGATGGAGGCAGAGATCACCTTCGCCAGCAACGCCACAGCGGCAGCGACGCAGGGCAAGACCATCACGTTCGCGGATGCGGGGCTCGTCGCCACGCAGACGGCGGCCGGCGTGAACTAA
- a CDS encoding sensor histidine kinase: protein MSSVLALGMLAYGPEALRLPGFAAGVLVAVAASVLALVVPWRKLPPATAAVVPLADVVAVGLLIAGGFRASTLLVLPVLWLSTVYGAPGVAISVVAATLAAWGPDLLSPQIQAADVQRLIILPMVLSAVGVAAHLAERRSAARLDLLGRQSALIEETLAESHQQSRVLDSILNTIDVGVVALDRDGRITIINRAHAAATEGRLRVGDHVSVQGGVDGYAADRRTPLGADGSPLVRASRGEDIDRELTWWDNGGGSWLAYRVSAAQLHDVTGRRSGAVVVYQDLTAEMAALAQREDFVSSVSHELRTPLTSVLGYLELASDDPTATEGVRAHLRVAERNAERLLQLVSDLLLAARTRERGLEFDRDVVDLRNLVAETVQSQLPHAHTAGLTMRHHLAEPCRMLGDRTRLGQVIDNVLSNAIKYTQAGGEIEVTLRPTTDVARVTIRDTGMGITPADQEKLFTRFYRAPAVRNGAVVGTGLGLHLSRQIVEAHGGTIELTSVLGEGTSVEIVLPMPDPAETGSRS from the coding sequence GTGAGCTCCGTGCTCGCGCTCGGCATGCTGGCCTACGGGCCGGAGGCTCTGCGCCTGCCCGGGTTCGCGGCCGGTGTGCTGGTGGCCGTGGCGGCGTCCGTCCTGGCCCTGGTCGTCCCGTGGCGCAAGCTCCCCCCGGCGACGGCGGCCGTCGTGCCGCTCGCCGACGTCGTCGCCGTCGGTCTCCTGATCGCGGGCGGATTCCGCGCGAGCACCCTGCTCGTGCTGCCCGTGCTCTGGCTGTCCACGGTGTACGGAGCCCCGGGTGTGGCCATCTCGGTCGTCGCGGCCACCCTCGCGGCGTGGGGCCCGGACCTGCTCTCCCCGCAGATCCAGGCCGCCGATGTCCAGCGCCTCATCATCCTGCCGATGGTGCTCAGTGCCGTCGGGGTGGCCGCCCACCTCGCCGAGCGGCGCTCGGCCGCCCGGCTCGACCTGCTCGGCCGGCAGAGCGCCCTCATCGAGGAGACCCTCGCCGAGTCGCACCAGCAGAGCCGCGTGCTGGACTCCATCCTCAACACCATCGACGTCGGAGTCGTGGCACTGGACCGCGACGGGCGCATCACCATCATCAATCGCGCCCACGCCGCCGCCACCGAGGGCCGGCTCCGGGTCGGTGACCACGTCAGCGTCCAGGGCGGCGTCGACGGCTACGCCGCGGACCGCCGGACCCCGCTCGGTGCCGACGGCTCACCGCTCGTCCGGGCCAGCCGCGGCGAGGACATCGACCGCGAGCTGACCTGGTGGGACAACGGTGGAGGCAGCTGGCTCGCCTACCGCGTCTCGGCGGCCCAGCTCCACGACGTCACCGGCCGGCGCAGCGGGGCCGTCGTCGTCTATCAGGACCTCACCGCCGAGATGGCGGCCCTGGCCCAGCGTGAGGACTTCGTCTCGTCGGTCTCCCACGAGCTGCGCACCCCGCTGACCTCGGTGCTCGGCTATCTCGAGCTGGCCTCCGACGACCCCACCGCCACCGAGGGGGTACGCGCCCACCTGCGGGTGGCCGAGCGCAACGCTGAACGACTGCTGCAGCTGGTCTCCGACCTGCTCCTGGCCGCGCGCACACGGGAGCGCGGCCTCGAGTTCGACCGGGACGTCGTCGACCTGCGCAACCTCGTCGCCGAGACGGTCCAGAGCCAGCTCCCGCACGCCCACACCGCCGGGCTCACGATGCGCCACCACCTCGCCGAGCCGTGCCGGATGCTCGGCGACCGGACCCGACTGGGTCAGGTCATCGACAACGTCCTGTCCAACGCCATCAAGTACACCCAGGCCGGCGGGGAGATCGAGGTGACGCTGCGCCCCACCACCGACGTGGCCCGCGTGACGATCAGGGACACCGGCATGGGGATCACCCCGGCCGACCAGGAGAAGCTCTTCACCCGCTTCTACCGCGCCCCGGCCGTGCGCAACGGGGCCGTGGTGGGGACCGGGCTGGGGCTGCACCTGTCACGGCAGATCGTCGAGGCGCACGGCGGCACCATCGAGCTGACCTCCGTACTGGGTGAGGGCACGAGTGTGGAGATCGTGCTGCCCATGCCCGACCCCGCGGAGACCGGGAGCCGGTCATGA
- the pcaG gene encoding protocatechuate 3,4-dioxygenase subunit alpha, with protein sequence MKALPMVVRYPETPSQTGGPYVHIGLAPAQAGFDIFENNFGNVLTTPETKGERIRLEGRVLDGTGSVVNDALLEIWQANAAGKYAHPGDTQNKEIDPTFRGFGRTGSDFDTGVYTFETIKPGPTPANNGGLQAPHILMLIFARGINIGLHTRVYFDDEAEANAADPILNNIEWVVRRDTLVAKRSEHDGEVVYTFDVRLQDTPDGGIETVFFDV encoded by the coding sequence ATGAAGGCCCTGCCCATGGTGGTCCGCTACCCCGAGACCCCGTCCCAGACCGGCGGACCGTACGTCCACATCGGGCTCGCGCCCGCCCAGGCCGGCTTCGACATCTTCGAGAACAACTTTGGCAACGTGCTCACCACCCCCGAGACCAAGGGCGAGCGCATCCGTCTGGAGGGCCGGGTGCTCGACGGCACCGGCTCGGTCGTCAACGACGCACTCCTCGAGATCTGGCAGGCCAACGCCGCGGGCAAGTACGCCCACCCCGGCGACACCCAGAACAAGGAGATCGACCCGACGTTCCGCGGCTTCGGCCGCACCGGCTCGGACTTCGACACCGGCGTCTACACGTTCGAGACCATCAAGCCCGGGCCCACCCCCGCCAACAACGGCGGCCTGCAGGCCCCGCACATCCTCATGCTGATCTTCGCGCGCGGGATCAACATCGGGCTGCACACCCGGGTCTACTTCGACGACGAGGCCGAGGCCAACGCCGCGGACCCGATCCTCAACAACATCGAGTGGGTGGTTCGCCGCGACACCCTCGTCGCCAAGCGCAGCGAGCACGACGGTGAGGTGGTCTACACCTTCGACGTGCGGCTGCAGGACACACCCGACGGCGGCATAGAGACGGTCTTCTTCGACGTCTGA
- a CDS encoding Hpt domain-containing protein, protein MSEVLCPVALCALCDELGPDAACSFAHHYLDLLDARVQHLTEALAGEDAEAAWVVALSLHSSSAMVGAQALAEVSRALATQLRAGALAAARLVLCDLAALATATARALLAFLARPVPGVVSASA, encoded by the coding sequence ATGAGCGAGGTGCTGTGCCCGGTCGCGCTGTGTGCCCTGTGCGACGAGCTGGGCCCCGACGCCGCCTGCTCCTTCGCCCATCACTACCTCGATCTCCTGGACGCCCGGGTCCAGCACCTGACCGAGGCCCTCGCCGGGGAGGACGCCGAGGCGGCGTGGGTGGTGGCGCTGAGCCTGCACAGCTCGAGTGCGATGGTCGGGGCGCAGGCCCTCGCCGAGGTCTCCCGCGCGCTGGCCACACAGCTGCGGGCCGGCGCCCTGGCGGCCGCGCGGCTGGTCCTGTGCGACCTGGCGGCGTTGGCCACGGCGACGGCGCGGGCCCTGCTCGCGTTCCTCGCCCGGCCGGTGCCCGGGGTGGTCAGCGCTTCGGCGTGA
- a CDS encoding signal peptidase I, giving the protein MSSIARRAGSVALWLVLAVVVVLAFLMVLVPRVTGWVPLTILTGSMEPTIPTGSQVVVQTIDGEADAAKLNIGDVVTFMPHPDDPTLVTHRIVSRTLSSDGSISFGTQGDANSAADSWTLTATQLRGVLQYHVPYAGYLATALDGNQKQTGVGVAATALLAYAVAQLVGAVRERRKSVAAAAPGAAFAAVTSSAQHDVAEVPAMNGETTAVGPANRTVREELTPTRAASTKQDTAARTHGPRHRRDEPARDRELVDAA; this is encoded by the coding sequence ATGAGCTCCATCGCGCGCCGTGCCGGAAGCGTCGCCCTCTGGCTGGTCCTCGCCGTCGTCGTCGTGCTCGCCTTTCTCATGGTGCTCGTCCCACGGGTAACGGGCTGGGTGCCCCTGACGATCCTCACCGGTTCGATGGAGCCCACCATCCCCACCGGCAGCCAGGTGGTCGTCCAGACAATCGACGGCGAGGCCGATGCCGCGAAGCTGAACATCGGCGACGTCGTCACGTTTATGCCGCACCCGGACGACCCCACGCTCGTCACCCACCGCATCGTCTCCCGCACGCTGAGCTCTGATGGCAGCATCTCTTTCGGCACGCAGGGCGACGCCAACAGCGCCGCCGACTCCTGGACGCTGACTGCCACGCAGTTGCGAGGGGTGCTGCAGTACCACGTGCCCTACGCCGGCTACCTTGCCACCGCGCTGGACGGGAACCAGAAGCAGACGGGCGTGGGGGTGGCCGCGACCGCGCTGCTGGCCTACGCCGTCGCCCAGCTGGTAGGCGCTGTGCGGGAGCGCCGCAAGTCCGTGGCTGCCGCGGCGCCCGGCGCCGCCTTCGCGGCCGTCACCTCTTCGGCGCAGCACGACGTCGCCGAGGTCCCGGCCATGAACGGTGAGACGACCGCCGTCGGCCCCGCAAACCGCACGGTGCGCGAGGAGCTCACGCCCACCCGCGCCGCATCCACCAAGCAGGACACAGCCGCCCGCACGCACGGCCCGCGTCACCGCCGCGACGAGCCGGCCCGCGACCGTGAGCTTGTGGACGCCGCCTGA
- a CDS encoding alternate-type signal peptide domain-containing protein, with the protein MTAKAVRGLVAIAAVVFLLSSGLGSTALWSAQALMPTGQVTSGQLRLEQEPMTITLTRDGTTTDLSTTLGQQALRPGDVLTYRVPVTPVLQGTSLEATLALDVSGLVVGALRDVVGKPAVTVQTDPRGLLSTSSGPWNVTPALNRSRVTGIITVTIPATAGSALQGQTLDPGNITWTLTQV; encoded by the coding sequence ATGACCGCCAAAGCCGTCCGTGGCCTGGTTGCCATCGCCGCCGTCGTCTTCCTGCTCAGCAGCGGTCTGGGCAGTACCGCGTTGTGGTCCGCCCAGGCCCTCATGCCGACGGGTCAGGTCACCAGCGGGCAGCTGCGCCTCGAGCAGGAGCCGATGACCATCACGCTCACCCGGGACGGTACGACGACCGATCTCTCCACCACGCTCGGTCAGCAGGCGCTGCGCCCCGGTGACGTGCTGACCTACCGCGTCCCGGTGACGCCGGTGCTCCAGGGCACAAGCCTTGAGGCCACCCTCGCGCTTGACGTCAGCGGGCTGGTGGTCGGTGCGCTGCGGGACGTGGTGGGCAAGCCCGCGGTGACCGTCCAGACGGACCCGAGAGGGCTCCTCTCCACGAGCTCCGGCCCGTGGAACGTCACGCCCGCACTCAATCGCTCGCGTGTGACCGGCATCATTACGGTCACGATCCCCGCCACTGCGGGTTCCGCGCTCCAGGGGCAGACCCTCGACCCGGGCAACATCACATGGACCCTGACGCAGGTATGA
- the pcaH gene encoding protocatechuate 3,4-dioxygenase subunit beta, whose translation MAIAVPGTNFGEFVERDHSNHPPALTPGYRTSVLRAPKNALIAPRNTISEKTGPVFQTGELGELDNDLILNFAKGDGLPIGERIIVHGFVRDEFGNPVKGALVEAWQANAGGRYRHKKDQYLAPIDPNFGGSGRMITDDNGYYYFRTIKPGPYPWFNNTNAWRPAHIHFAISGSGWAQRLVTQLYFDGDPMIERCPIANTAPRDVLNTLIAQEDPANNAPFDARTFRWDITLRGRRATYFNNVNGVKR comes from the coding sequence ATGGCCATCGCCGTTCCCGGCACCAACTTCGGCGAGTTCGTCGAACGCGACCACAGCAACCACCCCCCGGCCCTGACGCCCGGGTACCGCACGAGCGTGCTGCGCGCTCCCAAGAACGCCCTCATCGCTCCCCGGAACACCATCTCCGAGAAGACCGGCCCGGTCTTCCAGACCGGAGAGCTCGGCGAGCTGGACAACGACCTCATCCTCAACTTCGCCAAGGGCGACGGCCTGCCCATCGGCGAGCGCATCATCGTCCACGGCTTCGTGCGGGACGAGTTCGGCAACCCCGTCAAGGGCGCCCTCGTCGAGGCCTGGCAGGCGAACGCCGGCGGCCGCTACCGCCACAAGAAGGACCAGTACCTGGCCCCGATCGACCCCAACTTCGGCGGGTCCGGCCGGATGATCACCGACGACAACGGCTACTACTACTTCCGCACCATCAAGCCGGGCCCGTACCCCTGGTTCAACAACACCAACGCCTGGCGCCCGGCGCACATCCACTTCGCGATCAGCGGCAGCGGCTGGGCGCAGCGCCTCGTCACCCAGCTCTACTTCGACGGCGACCCGATGATCGAGCGCTGCCCGATCGCCAACACGGCCCCGCGCGACGTGCTCAACACGCTCATCGCCCAGGAGGACCCGGCGAACAACGCCCCGTTCGATGCGCGCACCTTCCGGTGGGACATCACCTTGCGCGGCCGCCGCGCCACCTACTTCAACAACGTCAACGGGGTGAAGCGATGA
- a CDS encoding LysR substrate-binding domain-containing protein, translating into MEYETARGGVPASGAGGLLGRIRLRHVTCFVAVAQERNLGRAADRLGLTQPAVTKTLNELESVAAARLLDRGRHGAQLTAAGEQFLRHALGVTEAMAAAAAALAGAGEPTTATVRLGALPTVAGVLLPGAVARLHERHPGVGVQVRTGSNTVLLEALRAGELDLVLGRMAEPATMRGVSFELLYAESLALVVRPGHPLTRAGGPVSLPAVLAHPVVVATAGTVPRHHTEVLLQRHGLHLPAGCVETLEVSVARAIVRHTDAVWFTAERAPQVDLDDGLLVRLDVPTPGTAEPVGVFRRSVDEPSVVTDALLSTLRTLAGE; encoded by the coding sequence ATGGAATATGAGACCGCCCGTGGGGGCGTGCCGGCCTCGGGGGCGGGCGGGCTGCTCGGTCGCATCAGGTTGCGGCACGTGACCTGCTTCGTCGCCGTCGCGCAGGAGCGGAACCTGGGTCGCGCCGCGGACCGGCTGGGCCTGACCCAGCCCGCAGTCACCAAGACCCTGAACGAGCTCGAGTCCGTCGCCGCGGCCCGGCTGCTGGACCGCGGCCGGCACGGGGCCCAGCTCACGGCCGCCGGCGAGCAGTTCCTGCGCCACGCCCTCGGTGTCACCGAGGCGATGGCGGCGGCGGCGGCCGCGCTGGCCGGCGCAGGGGAGCCCACGACGGCGACCGTGCGGCTCGGTGCCCTGCCCACCGTCGCCGGGGTGCTGCTTCCCGGCGCGGTGGCCCGGCTGCACGAGCGGCACCCAGGGGTGGGTGTGCAGGTGCGCACGGGCTCCAACACCGTGCTGCTCGAGGCGCTGCGGGCCGGTGAGCTCGACCTGGTGCTGGGGCGGATGGCCGAGCCCGCAACGATGCGGGGCGTCTCCTTCGAACTGCTCTACGCCGAGTCCCTCGCGCTGGTGGTGCGCCCCGGTCACCCGCTGACGCGCGCCGGCGGGCCGGTCTCCTTGCCGGCGGTCCTCGCCCACCCGGTGGTGGTGGCTACGGCCGGCACGGTGCCCCGGCATCACACCGAGGTCCTTCTGCAACGGCACGGGCTGCACCTCCCGGCCGGATGTGTCGAGACCCTGGAGGTCTCGGTCGCGCGGGCGATCGTGCGCCACACGGACGCGGTGTGGTTCACCGCCGAGCGAGCCCCGCAGGTCGACCTCGACGACGGCCTCCTGGTGCGTCTCGACGTGCCCACCCCTGGCACGGCCGAACCGGTCGGCGTGTTCCGCCGCAGCGTTGACGAACCCTCCGTCGTCACCGACGCGCTGCTGTCGACGCTGCGCACCCTGGCGGGGGAGTGA
- a CDS encoding GGDEF domain-containing protein translates to MILDTLTLLIAAALVITTSSGMFVAEAWVRTGDLVDRLWTLAFAAAITTALAYAVATLAADQWWVTAVGNGASVLCVWAMWSGIRAYQRRSSRVVVAFAVALLAVAAVLVEGPDGGAWAGAVVALGGTAVGALAGGVALLRGKAHTGRAALVLAAILLLGGLFYAVRSVVFVLAGPDSPGFEQYLGTAVTTLVNILLVNGAAFAAVTMRERTARQEIAEGQNFDARTGARTNHSFEPRAVEQLRRSAESLAPVAMVQLVPEGLETLELAFGADVAEQALVACGEVAQVLLPPRALMGLDPVGAASFQVLLPGWDESDAVEWATEVRRELVATRLEVPGSHVRIGASAGVADVRLHGYSLGELCDAARAAAQQAVADGNRVVTASAAGVSGARVAQPVEHARD, encoded by the coding sequence ATGATCCTGGACACCCTCACCCTCCTCATCGCCGCGGCGCTGGTGATCACCACGTCCTCGGGGATGTTTGTCGCCGAGGCGTGGGTACGCACCGGCGACCTCGTCGACCGGCTGTGGACGCTGGCCTTCGCCGCCGCGATCACCACGGCGCTGGCCTACGCCGTCGCCACGCTCGCCGCCGACCAGTGGTGGGTCACCGCCGTCGGGAACGGGGCCAGTGTGCTGTGCGTGTGGGCGATGTGGAGCGGTATCCGCGCCTACCAGCGCCGCTCGTCGCGAGTGGTGGTCGCCTTCGCGGTGGCGCTGCTCGCGGTCGCGGCGGTGCTCGTCGAGGGGCCCGACGGCGGAGCCTGGGCGGGCGCGGTCGTTGCCCTGGGTGGCACCGCGGTCGGGGCGTTGGCGGGTGGTGTCGCGCTGCTGCGCGGCAAGGCGCACACCGGCCGGGCCGCGCTCGTGCTCGCCGCCATCCTGCTTCTCGGTGGCCTCTTCTACGCGGTGCGCTCCGTGGTCTTCGTGCTCGCCGGGCCGGACTCGCCGGGCTTCGAGCAGTACCTGGGCACCGCCGTCACCACGCTCGTCAACATCCTCTTGGTCAATGGGGCCGCCTTCGCCGCCGTGACCATGCGGGAGCGCACCGCCCGGCAAGAGATCGCCGAGGGGCAGAACTTCGATGCCAGGACCGGTGCACGGACCAACCACTCGTTCGAGCCACGGGCGGTCGAGCAGCTACGCCGGTCGGCCGAGTCACTCGCACCGGTAGCCATGGTGCAGCTCGTGCCCGAGGGTCTCGAGACGCTCGAGCTGGCGTTCGGGGCGGACGTCGCCGAGCAGGCGCTCGTGGCGTGCGGTGAGGTGGCTCAAGTGTTGCTGCCGCCGCGTGCGCTCATGGGCCTCGATCCGGTGGGGGCGGCGTCGTTCCAGGTGCTGCTGCCTGGGTGGGACGAGAGCGATGCCGTCGAGTGGGCCACCGAGGTGCGCAGGGAGCTCGTCGCTACGCGCCTGGAGGTACCCGGCAGTCACGTGCGGATCGGTGCCAGCGCCGGCGTTGCCGACGTGCGGCTCCACGGGTACTCGCTGGGTGAACTCTGTGACGCGGCACGGGCCGCCGCCCAGCAGGCCGTGGCCGACGGGAACCGGGTCGTCACGGCGAGTGCCGCAGGCGTGAGTGGTGCGCGCGTGGCCCAGCCGGTGGAGCACGCTCGGGACTGA
- a CDS encoding sacsin N-terminal ATP-binding-like domain-containing protein, whose translation MPGAPDLFHTAALRGSALATWQRDPSRLRQDANLEEDHARGYYRDRVVTELAQNAADAAAAPGGAPGRLLLRLTTGAGGARLLAANTGTPLTVDGVAALASMRASAKRTGGMVGRFGVGFAAVRSVSDELTVATRPGPTEAGAVGVAFSLAGTRGLLARAAADSPALGAEVAARHGDLPALRLPFVSPDADVPAGFTTAVELVLRGPAETAAVRQALTELSDAVLLALPALAEVRVEIDGEAPRRLADVDSRWLVTRAEGTLDPALLADRPVEERDRTGWSVTWALPRTRPAPHPGGTGGGAMEPATHTGVVHAPTPTDEPCTLPALLVASLPLDPSRRHVAPGLLTDALVARAGKTYAQLADALTNGPSADPARSTSPAGADPLALVPTGLPAGPLDAALHAAALAALRATPMLTEVGTGDRLTARTAQAITGPVGQDDAVLAALSPMIGGLVRVPADRLSQARVLGVALRDLAEVLEDLPLVAEPARWRELYTALAPHAATSREALGALPVPLADGRTVRGARGILVPGADLATLWEEHTLGAHFPGLRLVHPAAAHPVLTRAGAVEADARTVLAEDLVRAAALGGEPGGPEDADDGEARVPAVVAAVLDLAALAVRERPGAELPAWLARLSLPGPDGDLPAAELVLPGSWAATVLDALDQLDPAVADRWDAATLRAVGVRADLVTVTVPDVVAEPAADEPVEGWGDYLDHLARTFGPGAYLGDLTAVADLDAVAADAWDRLLERVAEDRHARAALLTEVRVISGGRAAHLTASSYTAWWLREELGAPFAHPRAGAARTPFLPEAPGGLAGLDDAVLTALGAVQDLAELDDAGWEAYVGGWPPVGEVPLTDALALWRALVGAGAAGLELSPQAVPVLDAGTARMVPAEEAVVGPPMWAQVRPVLPVPAGEVVRVAELLDLDAVGEALPEAVGAGAVDTPSEVLAVLPGAPAQWWECTHLRVAGVEVAWWAADGAAWATTTAGLSRALAYAAGNWAARHLVEAVLTEPGRLAELLAEHAGQ comes from the coding sequence GTGCCCGGCGCCCCCGACCTGTTCCACACCGCCGCCCTCCGCGGGTCGGCGCTCGCCACCTGGCAGCGCGACCCGTCCCGGCTCCGGCAGGACGCCAACCTCGAGGAGGACCACGCCCGCGGCTACTACCGCGACCGTGTGGTCACCGAGCTCGCCCAGAACGCGGCGGACGCCGCCGCCGCGCCGGGCGGCGCGCCCGGCCGGCTCCTGCTCCGCCTGACCACGGGCGCCGGCGGTGCGCGGCTGCTGGCCGCCAACACCGGCACACCGCTCACCGTCGACGGCGTTGCCGCCCTGGCGAGCATGCGCGCCTCCGCCAAGCGGACCGGCGGGATGGTGGGCCGGTTCGGGGTGGGCTTCGCCGCCGTCCGCTCCGTGAGCGACGAGCTGACCGTCGCCACCCGGCCGGGCCCCACCGAAGCGGGTGCCGTGGGCGTCGCCTTCTCACTGGCGGGCACCCGCGGCCTGCTCGCCCGGGCGGCCGCCGACAGCCCCGCGCTCGGCGCGGAGGTAGCGGCCCGGCACGGTGACCTGCCCGCCCTGCGGCTGCCGTTCGTCAGCCCGGACGCCGACGTCCCGGCCGGTTTCACCACCGCCGTGGAGCTGGTGCTGCGCGGGCCGGCCGAGACCGCCGCCGTGCGCCAGGCACTGACCGAGCTCTCCGACGCCGTCCTGCTCGCGCTGCCCGCGCTGGCGGAGGTGCGGGTGGAGATCGACGGCGAGGCCCCGCGCCGCCTCGCCGATGTCGACAGCCGCTGGCTCGTCACCCGGGCCGAGGGGACCCTCGATCCCGCGCTGCTGGCCGACCGTCCCGTCGAGGAGCGCGACCGCACCGGCTGGAGCGTGACGTGGGCGCTGCCCCGGACCCGGCCCGCACCTCACCCGGGTGGCACGGGTGGGGGAGCTATGGAGCCCGCCACGCACACCGGCGTGGTCCACGCCCCCACACCGACCGACGAACCGTGCACCCTGCCCGCACTGCTCGTCGCGAGCCTCCCGCTCGACCCGTCCCGGCGGCACGTGGCGCCCGGCCTTCTGACCGATGCACTGGTCGCCCGGGCGGGGAAGACCTACGCCCAGCTTGCCGACGCGCTCACGAACGGTCCGTCCGCCGACCCCGCGCGCTCGACCTCACCGGCCGGCGCCGACCCACTCGCGCTCGTCCCCACCGGCCTGCCCGCCGGCCCGCTCGACGCCGCCCTCCACGCCGCCGCGCTTGCCGCACTGCGCGCAACGCCGATGCTCACCGAGGTCGGCACCGGCGACCGTCTGACCGCCCGCACCGCGCAGGCGATCACCGGGCCTGTGGGTCAGGACGACGCCGTGCTGGCTGCGCTGAGCCCCATGATCGGCGGGCTCGTCCGGGTGCCCGCAGACCGGCTCTCCCAGGCGCGGGTGCTCGGGGTGGCCCTGCGCGACCTCGCCGAAGTCCTCGAGGACCTGCCGCTCGTGGCCGAGCCGGCGCGGTGGCGCGAGCTGTACACCGCGCTCGCCCCGCACGCGGCCACCTCCCGCGAGGCGCTCGGCGCCCTGCCGGTCCCGCTCGCCGACGGGCGCACCGTCCGCGGCGCCCGCGGAATCCTCGTACCGGGAGCGGACCTCGCCACCCTGTGGGAGGAACACACGCTGGGGGCGCACTTCCCCGGGCTGCGGCTCGTCCATCCCGCCGCGGCACATCCGGTGCTGACCCGGGCGGGGGCCGTCGAGGCCGACGCCCGCACCGTCCTGGCCGAGGACCTGGTCCGTGCCGCGGCCCTGGGAGGGGAGCCCGGCGGCCCGGAGGACGCCGACGACGGCGAGGCCCGCGTCCCGGCGGTTGTCGCCGCCGTGCTCGACCTGGCCGCACTGGCCGTGCGTGAGCGGCCCGGCGCCGAGCTACCCGCCTGGCTGGCCCGTCTGTCCCTGCCCGGCCCCGACGGCGACCTCCCCGCGGCGGAGCTCGTCCTCCCCGGCAGTTGGGCCGCCACCGTCCTCGACGCCCTGGACCAGCTCGACCCCGCCGTCGCCGACCGGTGGGACGCCGCGACCCTCCGTGCCGTCGGGGTGCGCGCCGACCTCGTTACCGTGACCGTGCCGGACGTGGTCGCCGAGCCGGCCGCGGACGAGCCCGTCGAGGGCTGGGGCGACTACCTCGATCACCTGGCCCGGACGTTCGGCCCCGGCGCGTACCTGGGCGACCTGACCGCCGTCGCCGACCTCGACGCCGTCGCCGCGGACGCGTGGGACCGGCTGCTCGAACGGGTCGCCGAGGACCGCCACGCCCGCGCGGCGCTGCTCACCGAGGTGCGCGTGATCTCCGGGGGCCGCGCCGCCCACCTGACGGCGTCGTCGTACACCGCGTGGTGGCTGCGCGAGGAGCTCGGTGCGCCGTTCGCGCACCCGCGGGCCGGTGCGGCGCGGACGCCGTTCCTGCCCGAGGCCCCGGGCGGGCTCGCCGGCCTCGACGACGCCGTCCTCACCGCGCTCGGCGCCGTGCAGGACCTGGCCGAGCTCGACGACGCCGGCTGGGAGGCGTACGTGGGCGGCTGGCCGCCGGTGGGCGAGGTGCCCCTGACGGACGCGCTGGCGCTGTGGCGCGCCCTGGTGGGTGCGGGCGCGGCCGGGCTCGAGCTGTCGCCGCAGGCCGTGCCGGTGCTCGACGCGGGCACGGCCCGGATGGTGCCGGCGGAGGAAGCCGTGGTCGGGCCGCCGATGTGGGCGCAGGTGCGCCCGGTCCTCCCGGTGCCCGCCGGCGAGGTGGTGCGGGTCGCGGAACTGCTGGACCTTGACGCCGTCGGGGAGGCACTGCCCGAGGCGGTCGGCGCCGGAGCGGTGGACACCCCTTCGGAGGTGCTGGCCGTGCTGCCCGGCGCGCCGGCACAGTGGTGGGAGTGCACGCACCTGCGGGTCGCCGGCGTGGAGGTGGCCTGGTGGGCGGCCGACGGCGCAGCCTGGGCGACGACGACCGCCGGCCTCTCCCGAGCGCTCGCCTACGCCGCCGGGAACTGGGCCGCGCGGCACCTGGTCGAGGCGGTGCTCACCGAGCCCGGCCGGCTGGCAGAGCTGCTGGCCGAGCACGCCGGGCAGTGA